The Palaemon carinicauda isolate YSFRI2023 chromosome 43, ASM3689809v2, whole genome shotgun sequence genome window below encodes:
- the LOC137633848 gene encoding trichohyalin-like yields the protein MRRLTRGKKTSKGEKRHLKKEEDFPEERRLLRGKKTYKKRKKTSKRKEDFQEKKRLPRGMKTSKGKEDFREERRLPRGKKTSKRGFQEEGRLPRGKKTFERKEDFQGERRLPNGKKTSERKEGFQEEGRLPRGKKTSERKEDFQEERRLPRGKKTSERKEDLKEGLLRGRKTSKRKKDFREERRLPRGKKTSKRKEDFREEKRLPRGASKRKEDFKEEKRLPRGKKTSKRKKDFRKERRLPRGKQTSERKDDFREERRLPRGASKRKENFQEERRLLRGKKTSKGKRRLRRGRKTSKRKEHFQEERRLPRRKKTSKGKKTSKRKEDFQEEKDFREERRLLRGKKTSERKEDF from the coding sequence ATGAGAAGACTTACgaggggaaagaagacttccaagggggaAAAAAGACATCTAAAAAAGGAAGAAGACTTCCCAGAGGAGAGGAGACTTCTAAGAGGAAAGAAGacatataaaaaaaggaagaagacttccaagaggaaggaagacttccaagagaAAAAAAGACTTCCGAGAGGAatgaagacttccaaggggaaagaagacttccgagaggaaagaagacttccgagaggaaagaagacttccaagaggggTTTCCAagaggaaggaagacttccaagaggaaaaaagactttcgagaggaaagaagacttccaaggggaaagaagacttccaaatgGAAAGAAGACTTCCGAGAGGAAAGAAGGCTTCCAAGAGGAAGGAAGACTTCCCAGAGGAAAAAAGACTTccgagaggaaagaagacttccaagaggaaagaagacttccaaggggaaagaagacttccgaGAGGAAAGAAGACTTGAAAGAGGGGCTTCTAAGAGGAagaaagacttccaagaggaaaaaagacttcagagaggaaagaagacttccaaggggaaagaagacttccaagaggaaagaagacttccgagAGGAAAAAAGACTACCAAGAGGGGCTTCCAAGAGGAAGGAAGACTTCAAAGAGGAAAAAAGACTTccgagaggaaagaagacttccaagaggaaaaaagACTTCCgaaaggaaagaagacttccaagaggaaagcaGACTTCCGAGAGGAAAGACGACTTccgagaggaaagaagacttccaagaggggCTTCCAAGAGGAAGGAAAACTTCCAAGAGGAAAGGAGACTTCtaaggggaaagaagacttccaaggggaaaagAAGACTTCGGAGAGGAAGGAAAACTTCCAAGAGGAAGGAacacttccaagaggaaagaagacttccaaggagAAAGAAGACTTCAAAAGGAAAGAAGACTtcaaagaggaaagaagacttccaagaggaaaaagACTTccgagaggaaagaagacttctgagaggaaagaagacttccgagAGGAAGGAAGACTTctga